CGTCGGGCACGGCCGCATCGTTCGAGCGAACCGAGCATCGCGAGCCGTGCGCAGCCTACAACGAGCTGCGATCTCCGTTCTTCGGCGACCTTCACGTGCACACTTCGCTGTCGTTCGATGCCAATGCGCTCGGCGTGCGAAACCTGCCCGCGGATGCGTATCGTTTCGCACGCGGCGAGCCGCTGGGACTGCAGCCCTACGCCGCCGGCGGCCAGCCGCGCCGCACCGTGCGCCTGAGCCGGCCGCTGGACTTCGCTGCCGTCACCGATCACGCCGAGCTGCTCGGCGAGCTGCACCTGTGCCAGACGCCAGGCTCCCCCGCGTACGACTCGCTGGTGTGCACGACCTACCGGCGCTGGCCTTTGCTGACGTATTTCTTCGTGGCCAGCCGGATGCTCAGCATCGCCGGCCCCGAACGCTACAGCTTCTGCGGCGAGGAAGGCGTCGGATGCCGAGAGGCCGGCGTGGGCCCGTGGCAGATCATTCGCGACGCGGCCGAGCAGGCCTACGACCGCACCTCGGCATGCACGTTCACGAGCTTCGTCGCCTATGAGTGGAGCGGAGGCCCCGGCGGATACATGACCCATCGCAACGTGATCTTCGCCGACGAGCGCGCGCCGCGCCTGCCGGTCAGCTTCCTCGATGCCTCCGACGGCGACAAGCTGTGGACGCGCCTCGAAGAAGAGTGCGAGCGCGAAGGCTGCCGCTTCGTCACGATCCCGCACAACACCAACCTCTCCGGCGGCCTGCTGTTCGAGTCCGCGGCCAACGACGCATTCGACGCGGCCTCGGCGCGCCGGCGCGCGCGCCACGAGCCGCTGCTCGAAGTCCTGCAGCACAAGGGCGATTCGGAATGCCGCGCGACCGCGGCCGACGAGCTCTGCAATTTCGAGAAGCTTCCCTTCGCGCGCATGGAGGAGCAGCCGTTTCCATTCCGCTGGCAGCCGCCGGGCGCTCTCACGTTCGCTCGCGACATCCTGTCGGAAGGTCTGCGCATCCAGCGCCGCATCGGCGTCAACCCCTACGAGATGGGCGTCATCGCGGCCACCGATACGCATCTGGCGGCGGCAGGCCTCGCCGACGAAAGCGGCTATCCCGGCCACGGCGCCGGCGGCGACGTCACTCGCCACGAGATTCCGCTGGTGCCCGACTCGCTCGCGTTCAACCCCGGCGGACTGGCCGTGCTCTGGGCGGAGGAGAACTCGCGCGATGCGCTCTTTGCCGCCATCCGCCGCCGCGAAGCCTACGGCACCAGCGGACCGCGCATGCTGGTGCGCTTCTTCGGCGGCTGGACCTACCCGAGCGACATCTGCGCGAGCACCGACCTGGTCGAGCGCGGCTACCGCGACGGCGTTCCGATGGGCGGCAGCCTCGGCGCAGCCACCGGCGGCGCGGCTCCAGTCTTCATCGTCTCGGCCATGCAGGATGCCGGAACCGGCGAGCAGCCGGGCACGCCGCTCGAGCGCGTGCAGATCGTCAAGCTGTGGGTCGAGGGGGATGAGGCGCGCGAGAAGACCTACGACGTTGCCCTGGCCGCCGGCGCCGAGGGAGCGCCCGATCCCGAGACGTGCGCGGAGCCGGCGGCGCACGGAGCGGCGAGCCTCTGCACTGCATGGCGCGATCCGGACTTCGATGGGAGTGAGCCCGCGCTCTACTACGCGCGGGTGGTCGAGCGGCCGAGCTGCCGGTGGTCGGCGCGCGTGTGCGAAGACAACGGCGTGCGCTGCAAGGACGGCAGCAGCGTGCCGCGCGAGCTCGCGTACTGCTGCGACGGCAGCGCGCCACGCCTGATCCGCGAGCGCGCCTGGACCTCCCCGATTTTCTTCAGCCCAGCTTCCTGACCTCGGCGGGGGCGGCGCCGGTCAGCGCCGCGATCTCCTGCACGTAGCGCGCCCACAGATCGCGCGGCAGGTCGTGTCCCATGCCCTCGAGGACGACCAGCCGTGCACCGGGGATCGCGGCGGCCGTGGCCATTCCGGCTTCCAGGCGCACCAGCGGATCGTCCTTGCCGTGAATGACCAGCGTCGGCACGCGCACCGCGGTCAGACGGTCGGTGCGGTTGCCGGAAGCCAGGATCGCCGCCAGCTGCCTGCCGGTGCCGATCGGATCGAAGCCGCGATCGTAGGAGCGCGTGGCCACCGCTCGCACCCACTCCTCGTCGAAAGGATAGCCGGGGCTGCCGATGACACGGAAGACGTGCGCCGCGTGGGCGATGGCGCCGTCGCGATCCAGCGGCGGCGCCGTCAGCAGCACGCTCATCGCCTCGGCCGTTGCCTGCGGCAGCGTCGGATCGCCGGTCGAGGACATGATGGAGGTCAGGGTCCGCACGCGCGCCGGATGCTCGATGGCAAGAGTCTGCGCGATCATCCCGCCCATGGAGGCGCCGACGACATGCGCGGAGTCGACGGCGAGCGCGTCGAGCAGCCCGACCGCGTCCATGGCCATGTCGCTGAGCGTGTATGGCGCCTCAACCCGCTGCCCGGCAAAGGCGGCCGCCATCGCCATCGCGATATCCGGCATGCGCGCCTCATGCAGATGGGTGGAGGCGCCCGCGTCTCGGTTGTCGAAGCGGATGACGAAATGACCGGCGTCGGCCAGCGCCTCGCAGAACTCCTCCGGCCACAGGATCATCTGCGCGCCGAGGCCCATGATCAGCAGGAGCGGCGCCGCGCCGGCATCGCCGAACGTTTCGTACTCGATTTCGATGCCGTTGCAGGCGGCTCTGGGCATGGCAGGTCTCCGCGGGGGGCAGGATGAAGGCTTTCCGTTGCGCCTTCGTAGCAGATCGCGGCGAAACGTCACGGCGCGGGTCCGGCCGCTCGCAGAGTCGTCCCGTTCCGGCCTTTCAGCGCCGCCGTAACGGGCAGCAGCGCCGAAGCCGGTCTTGCCGCCGCAGCTCACCTCGAGCCGCGGCGGCATGGATCCGGCGGGCTCACTTTTCCCGCTTGCTGAGCTCCTTCAGCTCTTTGCGCGCAGTGGCGGTATTGAGAGGCTCATCCGGGCGCGCCAGCGAGACGCGCCACAGGTGCGTCAGCTGTGCATAGGTCAGCGACGGCATGCCGAGCCGCATCAACTTCTTGAGGAAGGGAACCATGTCCGCTCCGCGGCTGCCGCGCGGAATCTGCACCTGCAGACGCCGCATCTTCTGGTATGGCCCCACGATGCGCAGCTCGCGCTGCACGACCGAACGGGGAATGCCGGTGAACTTGGCGAAGCCTTCCACCTTGTCTTCGGGCAGATGCCCGTTGCTCAGCATGGAGCTGAGCGACCCGATGGGAACCTTCAGGTGCTTGGCCAGCCCGCGGAGGGTCTTGTCGCGAGCCTGCAGCGCCATGATGACCTGCTTACGAAAGCCTTTGCTTGGCACCTACCATCCTTCCGGGCGCAGCTCTCCTGCATGCTGCGCCTGTTTTTCGTGCGTGATTGAAGCCCCCGATGGCGACCGGAGTGCGCCAGCGAAGATGATTTGTTTCAGAACCCTGCATTCCATTTTCTCTTCGCGCGATGGAGTCAAGTCGAAGTGGGCAATTTCACTATTCGGCGCCACGCTCGACCGTTCGAACGGGTCGCAGGCTCCCGCCCATGGCCGTACGACACGGCATCGGACGCCGCTTCGACAGGCCTTTCTGTCTCCTCCCGCCCCTGATGGAATGCTGTTCGGGCACATGGCGAACCATGGTTCAGTGCAGACGCCGTTCGCGTGCGAGCGGGCCGCCCTTCTCCACCGCATCGAGGAGGAGGTCCGGGAAACCGCGGAGTACCTGGGCATCGACAGCCTCGATGAGCGCGTCCGGCAGGCCATGCTGGACGTTCCGCGCCACGAGTTCGTTCCGCCCGACCAGATCGCCAACGCATACTTGGACGAGCCACTGCCCATCGGCTTCGGACAAACCATCTCTCAGCCATACATCGTAGCGGCGATGACCCAGCTCCTGGACCTCGACAAGAACGACGTGGTGCTCGAGGTGGGAACCGGCTCCGGCTATCAGACCGCCGTCCTGGCGCAGCTGGTGAACAAGGTCTATTCGATCGAGATCGTCGAGCCGCTCAGTCGTCGCGCGCGCCAGACGCTCACGCGTCTGGGGTATGGCAACGTCGAGCTACGCTGCGCGGATGCGCACGACGGCTGGCCGGAGCATGCACCGTACGATGCCATCCTCATGGCGGCTGCGGGCCCCGAGATCCCCTCGCCGTTGCTCGAGCAACTTGCTCCGGGCGGTCGTCTGGTCGCGCCGGTGGATCGCGGCGAGCGCGCGCAGATGCTCGTACTCATCGCGAAGGATCACGACGGCAGCCTCCAGCACCGCGCGGTGCTGCCGGTGGCCTTCGTTCCGCTCACGTGCGCGGCCGATCATGAAGCTGATCCGATGTGACGACGTCGGAATCCCCGACGCAACGACCTCACGCCACCCGCCGAGCCAGCGACCAGCCATTGTCGCGCATGATCGAACGGATGTCGCCGCTGCTGAAGCCTGACAATTCGTCGACGAACGCCGTCGGCTCGGCAAGGCCCTCGGCATGCGGAAAATCCGATCCCATCAAGATGTGACCGGCGCCGATGGCATCGCGCAGCTCCGCGATGTCGTCCTCGTAGTACGGGGAGACCCAGACGTGGCGGCAGAACGTCTCGCGCGGATCCTCGACGAATGCCTGCGGCATCTGCCCATGGGCCTTTTTCAGCTTCGCCAGCAACAACGCTACCCACTCCGACCCAGACTCGATCGTCGCCACGCGCAGACGCGGATGACGCGCAAAGACGCCGTGGCAGACCAGAGCGGCCATGGTGTCGAGAATGGGGTTGGCCGACAGCGCCAGCCGCAGCGGCGAATAGCGGAACGCTTCCATCTCGGACGACTCGCCCCAATCCTCCGCATACCTGTGGTAGCCCGAGTCCCCGGAATGGAACGCGACCGTCACGCCCGCTTCGCTGGCGCGCGCCCAGAACGGATCGAACATCGCGTCGCCGGGCGAGCGGTTCCCGCTGCGGGTCGCCACCGGCGCCGAGCGCAGACAGACGACGCGCACGTCGCGTTCGAGCGCCCGCTCCAGCTCGGCCACCGCCGCATCGACGTCGACGAGCGTGATCATCGGAGCGGCGAACAGACGCTCGCGATAGGCGAAGCCCCAGTCCTCCTCGAGCCAGCGGTTGAAAGCGCCGAATGCGGCGACGAGCGCCGGAGGGTCGTGCTTGAGCGCTTCCTCCATGCCGACGCCGAGCGTCGGAAACAGGAACGCCGCCTCGATGCCCTGCTCGTCCATCAGCGCCAGGCGCGCGTCACGGTCGCGATAGGCGGCACGGATCGGCTCGAGGCGCCCGAACAGCTCGGGCATCGATTTTCCCTCGGGATTCCTGCCGCGAAAGAACTCGTCGAGAGCTCCCGGCCTGGCCACCGGATCGAAGGTGGGATTGGGAATGAAACGGTTGATGCGGCCGCCCACCAGCAAACGCTTGCGCCCGTCGACGACCGCCCACTGCATCGCACGCTTGGCCATGCGCCGATCGATGTGCCGGGTGAACGCGTCTTCGGCTTCGTAGTAATGGTTGTCGCAGTCGAATGCGCGAAAGCCGAGGTCCCTGATGGTCATGCAACGCCCCTGTGTCGTCATCGCGGCACGTCGCGAACGATCGAATCCGCGACGGCGTAGGTATCGAAGGCAATCGAAAGGACCATGGTGGCCAGCGTCGCCGTCGAGCCGGCCGATGCGGCCGAGACCGGCTGGTTCTTAGCCCTCGCGCCGCGGGCACGGAAGCGGACCGCCGCCCACCGCGTCAGCGTGCGTGGATCGCGCTCCGCACGCGGCGCGCGACGAATCCCAGCGGCCGCTGCAGCGCGGCGGCCAAGGATGGCTGCGGCCGCGGTTGCCCCGACTCCCATTCACGAACGGTCGCATCCGGCCGCACCGCCCACCGGACGCCGACGCCCCACCGCCGGCTCCGGCGCAGAGCGGCGAGCAGCTGCGCAAGGGACGTATCGGTAGCGGCTGCCGCCGCGGCGAGCGCTACCTGCAGATCCAGCCGCGACACCTGCATCCGGGATGCACGATCGACGACCTCCTGCGGCACCGGCGCCTCCAGGGTCGCGCGCAGGTAACCGAGCACGACGGCGAGCGGCAACGAGAGGTGTCCTTGCTGCAGCCGTTGCTCGAGGACCGGCCACCGCAGCGCCTCGCATCGCGCAAGAAGCGCCGCGTCGATCATCCACAGCAACGAGCGACGGGAGCCGGTCCACGCACCACGAACGCAGCAGGCGGCGAGCTGATCGTGCAAGGCGGGAGTGCGCACGCGCCGCTGCGCCGCGCTCATCACGATCGCGTCCTTCCATACGTGGGGAGCCGCGAGGTGGTAGTGAGGATGGGGCAGAACGGTATGGCCGACCGCGACCACGAGCCCGCTGTTGTCCTCGAAACGACGGCGCATCCACGCAGCCTCGCCGGCGCGGCCGTGGTCGCGAAAGCCGGCAGCAACCAGCGCTGCCGCGGCGGCCGCAGCGTCGCTTTCGCCGATGACGATCTCGGCGGGGCCGGTGTGGTGGAGCTCGGGCCGTTCGTACAGCCGCTCCGCCAACGGGCGACCACCGAGAACCAGAAACGCGACGCCGGCCTGTTCGAGGCCGTCGCTCATGCGACCGAACACCTCCGCATACAGCCGTGCACGCAGCTCCTCGCGAAGGGAGGCCGTCCGCAGCCGCGTCGCCTCCGCCGGCGACAGCTCCAGATCGTGGCGCTCGGCCTGGCGCTGCAGCAGCGGCAGCAGCGCCGCCACGGCATCGGTACGCTCGCGTCGGAGCACGTCGAGCAGTGAGGGATGGCGCGCTCGCCATTGCTGCCAGGCCCGGCGCGCGCCATCGCGTTCGAGCAGCAGCGCACGCAGGAGCAGCGTACGGTCGGCAGCGGGCAGCGACGGCGCGAGCAGCGCCCCGTCGGCCGTGGTCACGAGCTCTCGCCGCGACGGACGCGCAGGCGATGCTGGAGAAAGCGCATCACGCCTTCATTGGCCGAATCCACTTCCAGCCGCGTCATGTTGCTGGCGTGCAGGCGGCGCCGCACGAGGACTTCTTCGATCGTATGAAGGACGCCGCCGGCCGCGCGCACACTCTCCATCCAGACGGCGGTCTCGCCGTGGCGCAACTCCTCGGGCAGGCGCGGGAGGCGCGCCAGCGACCGCGCGCGCAGGAGCACGCTCTGGATCGAATAGCCGCCGTAGGGCCTGGAC
The sequence above is drawn from the Candidatus Limnocylindrales bacterium genome and encodes:
- a CDS encoding alpha/beta hydrolase, with amino-acid sequence MPRAACNGIEIEYETFGDAGAAPLLLIMGLGAQMILWPEEFCEALADAGHFVIRFDNRDAGASTHLHEARMPDIAMAMAAAFAGQRVEAPYTLSDMAMDAVGLLDALAVDSAHVVGASMGGMIAQTLAIEHPARVRTLTSIMSSTGDPTLPQATAEAMSVLLTAPPLDRDGAIAHAAHVFRVIGSPGYPFDEEWVRAVATRSYDRGFDPIGTGRQLAAILASGNRTDRLTAVRVPTLVIHGKDDPLVRLEAGMATAAAIPGARLVVLEGMGHDLPRDLWARYVQEIAALTGAAPAEVRKLG
- a CDS encoding protein-L-isoaspartate(D-aspartate) O-methyltransferase is translated as MLGTYHPSGRSSPACCACFSCVIEAPDGDRSAPAKMICFRTLHSIFSSRDGVKSKWAISLFGATLDRSNGSQAPAHGRTTRHRTPLRQAFLSPPAPDGMLFGHMANHGSVQTPFACERAALLHRIEEEVRETAEYLGIDSLDERVRQAMLDVPRHEFVPPDQIANAYLDEPLPIGFGQTISQPYIVAAMTQLLDLDKNDVVLEVGTGSGYQTAVLAQLVNKVYSIEIVEPLSRRARQTLTRLGYGNVELRCADAHDGWPEHAPYDAILMAAAGPEIPSPLLEQLAPGGRLVAPVDRGERAQMLVLIAKDHDGSLQHRAVLPVAFVPLTCAADHEADPM
- a CDS encoding amidohydrolase family protein, which produces MTIRDLGFRAFDCDNHYYEAEDAFTRHIDRRMAKRAMQWAVVDGRKRLLVGGRINRFIPNPTFDPVARPGALDEFFRGRNPEGKSMPELFGRLEPIRAAYRDRDARLALMDEQGIEAAFLFPTLGVGMEEALKHDPPALVAAFGAFNRWLEEDWGFAYRERLFAAPMITLVDVDAAVAELERALERDVRVVCLRSAPVATRSGNRSPGDAMFDPFWARASEAGVTVAFHSGDSGYHRYAEDWGESSEMEAFRYSPLRLALSANPILDTMAALVCHGVFARHPRLRVATIESGSEWVALLLAKLKKAHGQMPQAFVEDPRETFCRHVWVSPYYEDDIAELRDAIGAGHILMGSDFPHAEGLAEPTAFVDELSGFSSGDIRSIMRDNGWSLARRVA
- a CDS encoding nucleotidyltransferase family protein, whose amino-acid sequence is MTTADGALLAPSLPAADRTLLLRALLLERDGARRAWQQWRARHPSLLDVLRRERTDAVAALLPLLQRQAERHDLELSPAEATRLRTASLREELRARLYAEVFGRMSDGLEQAGVAFLVLGGRPLAERLYERPELHHTGPAEIVIGESDAAAAAAALVAAGFRDHGRAGEAAWMRRRFEDNSGLVVAVGHTVLPHPHYHLAAPHVWKDAIVMSAAQRRVRTPALHDQLAACCVRGAWTGSRRSLLWMIDAALLARCEALRWPVLEQRLQQGHLSLPLAVVLGYLRATLEAPVPQEVVDRASRMQVSRLDLQVALAAAAAATDTSLAQLLAALRRSRRWGVGVRWAVRPDATVREWESGQPRPQPSLAAALQRPLGFVARRVRSAIHAR
- a CDS encoding DUF3604 domain-containing protein, giving the protein MRRHPGAPFLLAASLLGLLAPWASGTAASFERTEHREPCAAYNELRSPFFGDLHVHTSLSFDANALGVRNLPADAYRFARGEPLGLQPYAAGGQPRRTVRLSRPLDFAAVTDHAELLGELHLCQTPGSPAYDSLVCTTYRRWPLLTYFFVASRMLSIAGPERYSFCGEEGVGCREAGVGPWQIIRDAAEQAYDRTSACTFTSFVAYEWSGGPGGYMTHRNVIFADERAPRLPVSFLDASDGDKLWTRLEEECEREGCRFVTIPHNTNLSGGLLFESAANDAFDAASARRRARHEPLLEVLQHKGDSECRATAADELCNFEKLPFARMEEQPFPFRWQPPGALTFARDILSEGLRIQRRIGVNPYEMGVIAATDTHLAAAGLADESGYPGHGAGGDVTRHEIPLVPDSLAFNPGGLAVLWAEENSRDALFAAIRRREAYGTSGPRMLVRFFGGWTYPSDICASTDLVERGYRDGVPMGGSLGAATGGAAPVFIVSAMQDAGTGEQPGTPLERVQIVKLWVEGDEAREKTYDVALAAGAEGAPDPETCAEPAAHGAASLCTAWRDPDFDGSEPALYYARVVERPSCRWSARVCEDNGVRCKDGSSVPRELAYCCDGSAPRLIRERAWTSPIFFSPAS